The Triticum urartu cultivar G1812 chromosome 5, Tu2.1, whole genome shotgun sequence genome contains the following window.
AATATACTGACGCCTACACAACATCTGAAAGAGGAAGCAAGTACTCCTCCGTCGTTACAAGGAACCAACAAGATCTACTGCCTATATCTTCTACGTATATGGCTACTGGAGTATGTATGTAGTATTACTCACTCACTCACTCAATCTGTACAGGAGCAGAACAAATTTAACCAAACGAATCAACGAATTTCACCACTGGACTGGACTGGACCAAAAACTTTGGATGGATCGATGGGATCCATGCAGCAGCAGCTAGATGCTCAGGCGGTGAGAAGCCGGGGCTTCTTGAAGGCGAGGGGGCTCTgcacctcctcctcgtcctcccaCATCTTGCCCTTGGCGCACGGCCTCCACACGAACTCCGGCACGGCCGGGATGTTCAGGTCGAAGGCCCGGGCGGCGGAGCTCCCGTTGCCGGTGCTCCCCACCTCGGACTCGGCGGCCGCGGCGGCCAGAAGCTCGGTGGACGAGGGGGCGACGCTGCCCACGCCTCCGTCGTAGTGCTTCCTCTTGTGCCCGCCCAGCGCCTGCCCGGTGGGGAACTCCTTTTGGCAGATGGAGCACCTGTGGACCCTGTTGGTCGTGCCGTCGGAGGACGCGGCGGTGGACGACGTGGCCGGCTCGGCGGACGGCAGGACGGCGGCGACGGCCGGGAGGGCCACGAGTGGAGCGGCGGCGGCATCAGCGGGAGGAGACGGCTGCTTCACCCGGTGGCTCGTCTTGTGGCCACCCAGCGCCTGGTAGGAGCTGAAGGACTTGCCGCAGACGGAGCACTTGAACTCGGCAGGCACCGGCGCAGAGAACGACTCCGGCTGCGGCGCCTGAACACGCTGCTTGCCGCCGCGGGAGAGCATGAGGAGGCAGAGCGCGAGGTTCTCCTCCTCGGAGCGCTGGCGGCGCGATCGCTTCCTCTTGGCCCAGCCCTGCAGCACGTGGCCGCTCTCCTCGCCGCTGGTGGCGCCGCTGAGCGCCGCGGCCGCCATCTCCCCgtcgcgctgctgctgctccgggaTCAGGGCGTGGAGCGCTTCCATGGCCGACGACGACATGGCTAAGCAAAGCAGGGAGAGAGAAgacctcttcttcttcttcttgcttgtGCGGTGGCTGAGGGTGGGAGAGTGTGGTTGCTTGGGTGTCCGCCTCGCTCTAGCTGGGTGTGGTGTGAGGGAGTGGTGGAGTGAGAGGGTTATAAAGCGGTGGGGGcgaggaggtggccggcggcgTGGGAAGTTGCGTCGCAGGTGGAGCATGGAAACGTGGTCGATCGTGCGCACGAGGCGCGGGGCGGTGCTGTGCGGCTGACGGGCGGGGCCGGTTGGTTAGGAACCGGTGGAGTGGCGGCGAAGGTTGGGGTGTGGGTCACTTGTTGGGTTCTCGATGTGGTGGGTGGTGGACGAGAGGTGGGTCGCATGCAACGAAAAAGTCGTGGTCAACGTGGAGGGGAAGACACGGCCGGGCGGGCGGGCGGGCAAGCAAGTGGAGCTAGTGAGGTTGCGGGTGTGTGTGCGGTGGGAGTGTGATTCCGAAGAAGAGTGAGGACTGGTCGGACCGAGGAGGCCGCGGTGTCAGTGCGGACCGACTGTGCATGAGAAGCGGTCGCCGTCGGTTGCGGAACGCAAATCCGACCCGGCCCGCTAACGCCGTTTCCACATTAGTTTACTGCTCGAGCTGCGGCTGTCGTGCGTATTTGACCCTCACGCTCATTGGACGGTTCGTTCCAAAAATATTTCGACGCTATATATACGTAGTGCGCACGTACTACGTGACATGCCCATCTTTTTTTGGGGGGTAAAAAACGAAGGCCGGGGCGGGCAACATCCGAATTGTGTTTGTCTTCGTGAAACATCTAGGGTggtgcatgcatgggtgcgtgcTGACCTCACGGTTTGATTGTTAGGGCCAGTAGAGTGCAAGCAAAATGACAGTGGGTCAAAATGAGGGGGTGGTGGCTACGGTAGTGGTGCTGGAAACAAAGCCAGCGTTTGGCACATGCGTGTGGAAAGCCGACACGGTCTTCGCGCTCGTGCTTCTTCTGGAGGACGGTTCAGCGAAATCGATCCACGTTGAACCGACCCGGTAACAAGTCAGCCCAGCGCCTCAGACCACGCAACCGGGTACCGGACGTGCTTGGAAGATTCCAACGCTCCGGTCGTCTCGGGGTCAATTAAAATAACCGGCTCGAGTTGGCCCTGCAGAGTGGTGGATCTTCTGCAGCAGGATCATTTTTGCCTGGGCAGTTTACCTGGTACGTGCTAAGTTTGGCAATCAACATGTGGTACGTGCTGGTACAGTTCTTACACGAGGATTCCTGTCCATTTTTGCTTCATTTCTCCGCAAGGCACCGACGGGAGGAAAAGCTTGCCGTGCTAGGAGCCTCCTCGTGTGCCTTTTTCTCACGAAAGGCACATGCGATGCCAACACACACACGCCCATGGCCACTTGGCTGGCTACTAACCCGGCGTGCAGGCATGGTTATCTCTTCTCGAGCTAATAAAGAAGCGTACTGCTAAGCGTTGACGTATCGGCATGACACCTCCATCGTATCACACATTCACACCCCCGGCGCCTCCCACGCGCGTCGTCCGTCACCGGGCACGTCACGCCCCCCGTCGCAAGCGAAACCAATCAACATGGCCGGCCCGTCGTCGGCCGGTCGGTCGCTTGCCCAGACGAAACTCGACCACGTATAGGATTACGCCGTACGGGGTCGGCAGGaagcctctctctctctctctctctctctctctctctctctctcgccttGCCTGGCCCCGGCTGGGCCGATGGAGCTGGTCCGTTCCGTCGCACCTGACTTTTCCGCAGCCGCAGCCGGCTCGGGTTCGGCGACTCGGCCGGCGCCTTTCCCAGGGCGGCAACGGCAACGGCAAGCGGCACGTCTCCGTCCCCGTTGGATATGCGTTGCGTGCGCTCGCCTTTCCCCCACGTGTTCCTCGAGCCATCGGCCTCGCCCGCCTAGTGCCGGTGGTGTCGTCGCGATCGGGTCCGCCCCCGCGTGGTACGCACGCAGGTACCCGAGGCCTAACTAGTGATTGGGTAGCTAGTGAGATCGGGAGTGGCCACTGGCCGGCCGAACCACTGCCCTGCCGTGCCGTGGTTTGATTATCCTTGGCCGTTGGGGCAGTGGACAGTGGATGCCGGTGGTGGTTGCGCGGCGCGCGTAGCGAGCGTTGGGGTTGCTTGCGTGCGTCGTTGGATGCCGGGGCGGGGGTGCTGGGTGTGCCACGAGCGGCCACGACGGCGCGAATATGTCCGGAGGGGACGCGGGCGGACCGACGTACGGGGGATCCATCCATCCGTCCGTCTCTCGTGCTCGTGGATGGAAGGTGGTTGCCCGGTTGGCGAGTGGCTGGTGATCCAGCAGGCAATTGATTAGTTAGGCTTGGTAAAGCGCCTACCTAACCACCCCCGCTGTGCTGCTGtggctggtcacaatgggcaagaacataagtTAGTAACTTATACACTTTCttagactatgttactacctccataATGGGTAGGAACATCTATGTAGTGTCATGCAATAATGTATTTATTAGGTCATAGACTCATTGTTTCTTAAAATGTGTAATGTTccggtaacttagctagttaccacAAGCACTTCTCTCTTTATTAAATATGTGCCACATAAGCAAAGTTGTATTGGAGTGTGTGATGTTACTCTTAAGGTCCTCCCCGTTGTGACAGAATCGTCAACTTTCCCGTCTGATCTCGGCTTTTGTTTTAAGCCACTGCTGCACCTGCACTGCACTGCTGTCGTGACGCAGAGTGTGATTCGTCgcataaataaatgaaaaggC
Protein-coding sequences here:
- the LOC125510689 gene encoding zinc finger protein 1 — encoded protein: MSSSAMEALHALIPEQQQRDGEMAAAALSGATSGEESGHVLQGWAKRKRSRRQRSEEENLALCLLMLSRGGKQRVQAPQPESFSAPVPAEFKCSVCGKSFSSYQALGGHKTSHRVKQPSPPADAAAAPLVALPAVAAVLPSAEPATSSTAASSDGTTNRVHRCSICQKEFPTGQALGGHKRKHYDGGVGSVAPSSTELLAAAAAESEVGSTGNGSSAARAFDLNIPAVPEFVWRPCAKGKMWEDEEEVQSPLAFKKPRLLTA